The Chionomys nivalis chromosome 6, mChiNiv1.1, whole genome shotgun sequence sequence AGACAGTAGCCCTGAAACTCCTGAGGCTTACCCATCTGAAAGTGAACCACATGCATACAACTTGCATAGATAACAGGGCAATGTATAGCCTCAGTTTTGAGTCTCTGGGTGAAGAGGTTATGATGGTCCCTATCAGTGATACTTAAATTCCATAAAAGTTTCAACGTCATGAAATagccatttaatattttcaaccatttaaaacataaaggcctttctgagccatctcatagtCTAAGCTCCTGATTCCTTTGCTGGCATCTAGAGAAAACCAGAACCTTACATAGAATTAGCACCGATAGGATGGAAGATGAAGTCTCCTGGGAAGCTTTTGAGCAAAGATGTTTTTTTGGAGGAGATATTAATTTTATTGTCCATCATTGTTACACAAAAATCTACAAATAACAGATTTGTACAGGAGAAAAATATCCAAGTGAATAGTAAACGGAAGCACtaacagaaataatttaaacttgctttttttcctcccatgATATTAGGATGACAGCCATTTTAAAGCATGATTCTGATGTCAAAGTAGCTTTTGTTCACTGGCCAAAGCCTGCCATTTAAATTAAAGGCCTTGGTCTCTGACAGTTCTACTGGCTCTTGACAAAACTTTTGAGGTCCTTGAGAAAGGTGATATATTCTTGGTGCTCTAGGGCTGTACTGAGCTCCACCAACTCATCCGCAAAAGTGTTGTCAATCCCTCGGTCCTCAAGGAAATCCATCAGGTGGTCATACAAGGCCCAGTCCAGGGAATCTGTGTTGAGTGTGTAGTTAGTACCCCTCCATTCAGAGTCACCGGTGGCCTGAAAGCTAACTTCCTTGATAGAGAAAATATCACTCTCGGTATCCTCTTCTTGTCCGATCTCATCCTCAGGATAGTGACAGTCCAGTACAAGGGTCTTCTTGCCGTCACTCTTGGTAACTTCAACCACAAAATTGGGAGTTGATGTCAGTTCCGGCTCCTGTTCTTCAGCCTTCTGCCCTTGTGAGGGCTCCTCCTCACCGCCAAACGTTGGAGGGATGCTGTTGTTGATGTTGAAGGTGACAGTGATCTTTTCTCCAGCAACTTTGCGCAACAATTTAGCCTCTGTCCCGTTCACTTCCAGCTCCCAATCTCCAGACATCTTGGGAAGGGATTTATGCTTCtggattttcttctcttccttaatTTCATCCGTCAAGAATTCAACAAAGGCTTTGTCTCCCTCGGTGTGCAGAGCTCCACAGCCGCACTAGCAGGGCGCCGGGGTCTTCAGGAGGCCGGAGCGACGCGCGGAGCCTGCTCGTACGCTGAGCAGCCCGAAGGGCCGAAGGCACGGCTGGGGCGCGGGCTGCAGCAGCTGTCGGAGCGGCAAGCCCAGGACGGCGGTGCGGAGGCCCGAGGCAGCGGCGCCCAGGGCGCGGGGCACGCAGCGCAGCAGGGGAAGCATCGCAGAGCAGGCCTGAGCAAAGATTTGTTCATGCCGCAAAGAAGATGGAAGACCGGATCGCTTTTCTCTTTCTGGATGGTGTGTAGTCTGGACATGCCTGCCGGGAATGCCAAGGCCACCTTGCAGTTTATAATAGAATAGATGGAGGACCAAGCCACAGCAGTGCTGAGGAGAAAAGCACCCAGAGAGAGTCAGTCCGTGAAGAAGTCTTTAAGTCAGAGTGGACAGCCTGTAGCCAGACCTCAGGGGGGTGTTTGTCAAAGGCTCTATTTAGGCCTTGAGTCAGAGTGTCTTGCAAAATTGCTGCTGCACGCCCCCTATTTTCGAATGCCACAGGATGGTACCATGCTTGCAACTTCTCATACCATAGCACCTCATTCCGGAAGAATGGGTGTGGAATGCCCTAAGGGGAGTCTAGGAACACAC is a genomic window containing:
- the LOC130876140 gene encoding LOW QUALITY PROTEIN: complement component 1 Q subcomponent-binding protein, mitochondrial-like (The sequence of the model RefSeq protein was modified relative to this genomic sequence to represent the inferred CDS: substituted 1 base at 1 genomic stop codon), with product MLPLLRCVPRALGAAASGLRTAVLGLPLRQLLQPAPQPCLRPFGLLSVRAGSARRSGLLKTPAPCXCGCGALHTEGDKAFVEFLTDEIKEEKKIQKHKSLPKMSGDWELEVNGTEAKLLRKVAGEKITVTFNINNSIPPTFGGEEEPSQGQKAEEQEPELTSTPNFVVEVTKSDGKKTLVLDCHYPEDEIGQEEDTESDIFSIKEVSFQATGDSEWRGTNYTLNTDSLDWALYDHLMDFLEDRGIDNTFADELVELSTALEHQEYITFLKDLKSFVKSQ